From a region of the Triticum aestivum cultivar Chinese Spring chromosome 7D, IWGSC CS RefSeq v2.1, whole genome shotgun sequence genome:
- the LOC123167175 gene encoding metal transporter Nramp1, with translation MEHNRETRAVSGKEEVDIEAVAGLRGDGSGVNSQDPAWKRFLRHIGPGFMVSLAYLDPGNLETDLQAGANHRYELLWVILIGLVFALIIQSLSANLGVVTGRHLAELCKSEYPVWVKICLWLLAEVAVIAADIPEVIGTAFAFNLLFNIPVWIGVLIAGSSTLLLLGLQRYGVRKLEFLVALLVFVMAACFFVEMSIVKPPAKEVMKGLFIPRLNGSSATADAIALLGALVMPHNLFLHSALVLSRDTPASVRGMNDACRFFLFESGIALFVALLVNIAIISVSGTVCNAGNLSPEDAAKCGDLTLDSSSFLLKNVLGRSSAIVYGVALLASGQSSSITGTYAGQYIMQGFLDIKMKKWVRNLMTRSIAIVPSLVVSIIGGSSGAGRLIIIASMILSFELPFALIPLLKFSSSRNKMGQCNNSIYIVGFSWTLGFIIIGINVYFLSSKLIGWILHNSLPTYANVLVGVTLFPLMLLYVAAVVYLTFRKDTVKFMSRRELQDIDDTEKAKVANEGGSEEDRVVQSN, from the exons ATGGAACATAACAGGGAGACACGGGCGGTCTCCGGCAAGGAAGAAGTCGACATCGAGGCCGTCGCGGGcctgagaggagatggttctggtgtcAACTCGCAGGATCCTGCATGGAAACGGTTCCTGCGCCACATTGGACCAGGCTTCATGGTCTCCTTGGCCTACCTCGATCCTGGAAACT TGGAAACTGATCTCCAAGCCGGCGCCAACCACAGATACGAG CTCCTTTGGGTGATTCTAATCGGCCTCGTCTTCGCGCTAATTATACAGTCGCTGTCAGCTAATCTTGGCGTGGTGACAG GGAGACACCTCGCCGAGCTGTGCAAGTCAGAGTATCCAGTATGGGTCAAGATCTGCTTATGGTTACTTGCAGAGGTGGCTGTGATTGCTGCAGATATCCCAGAAG TGATAGGAACGGCATTCGCTTTCAACCTCTTGTTCAATATCCCGGTATGGATCGGGGTTCTCATTGCTGGCTCTAGCacgctgcttcttcttggccttcaaAGATATGGG GTACGGAAGCTGGAGTTTTTGGTTGCGCTGCTGGTGTTCGTCATGGCAGCATGTTTCTTCGTGGAGATGAGCATCGTGAAGCCTCCGGCAAAGGAGGTGATGAAGGGGCTATTCATCCCCAGGCTCAATGGGTCCAGTGCCACCGCCGACGCCATTGCGCTCCTTGGGGCTCTTGTAATGCC GCACAACCTATTCCTGCACTCTGCCCTGGTGCTGTCAAGGGACACGCCGGCATCAGTAAGAGGAATGAACGATGCTTGCAGGTTCTTCCTCTTCGAGAGCGGCATTGCGCTGTTCGTGGCTCTTCTCGTCAACATCGCAATCATCTCTGTCTCTGGGACTGTCTGTAACGCGGGCAACCTCTCGCCGGAGGACGCCGCAAAGTGTGGTGACCTCACACTGGACTCGTCTTCCTTCCTACTTAAG AACGTGCTGGGCAGGTCGAGCGCGATCGTGTACGGTGTGGCGCTCCTGGCCTCTGGGCAGAGCTCGAGTATCACTGGCACCTATGCGGGGCAATATATCATGCAGGGGTTCCTGGACATCAAGATGAAGAAGTGGGTGCGGAACCTGATGACCCGCAGCATCGCCATCGTCCCCAGCTTGGTTGTCTCCATTATCGGAGGCTCCAGTGGCGCCGGTCGTCTCATTATCATTGCATCG ATGATACTGTCATTTGAGCTACCGTTCGCTCTCATCCCGCTTCTCAAGTTCAGCAGCAGCAGGAACAAGATGGGCCAGTGCAACAACTCAATCTAT ATTGTAGGGTTCTCATGGACGCTAGGATTCATCATCATCGGGATAAACGTCTACTTCCTCAGCTCGAAATTGATTGGCTGGATCCTCCACAACTCGCTGCCGACCTACGCAAACGTCCTCGTCGGCGTCACCTTGTTCCCGCTGATGCTGCTCTACGTCGCTGCTGTCGTCTACCTCACCTTCAGGAAGGACACAGTCAAGTTCATGTCTCGCCGCGAGCTGCAGGACATTGACGACACTGAGAAAGCGAAGGTTGCCAACGAGGGTGGCAGCGAGGAAGACAGAGTTGTACAATCAAACTGA